One Spirosoma agri DNA segment encodes these proteins:
- a CDS encoding AraC family transcriptional regulator has protein sequence MDKLRQKDYFLFASAMYSQPISCSSLVEQATSPFVSFHQRLGCFHSDWHQHEWGQLIYAEKGCIHVNSRTKQILIPSGYGVWIPPDTDHEIRSTSSQTNIRSICFPVADNNGSLRQTISVFPMSTLLREMIRYTNRWNQGPVDEAQATTFLQTVQGLLPEEIDKAVIVYLPSTTHAKLLPITTYIQTHLARPINVQWLASEFGLSVRTLSRLFRQQLGTSFSGYCKIARIMRALELIELGCDNVSQVATDVGYESLATFSNNFLAICGHRPLQFIHSKRLY, from the coding sequence TTGGATAAATTACGCCAGAAAGACTACTTTTTGTTTGCATCGGCCATGTATAGCCAACCCATCAGCTGTTCTTCGCTTGTTGAGCAAGCGACTAGTCCATTTGTCAGTTTCCATCAACGGCTGGGCTGTTTCCATTCCGATTGGCATCAACACGAGTGGGGACAATTGATCTATGCCGAAAAGGGGTGTATTCATGTCAACAGCCGGACGAAACAGATCCTCATTCCGAGCGGGTATGGGGTTTGGATACCCCCTGACACCGATCATGAGATCCGGTCCACGAGTTCACAGACGAACATTCGCTCGATTTGCTTTCCGGTAGCGGATAACAACGGGTCTCTGCGACAAACCATTAGCGTATTTCCAATGTCTACGTTGCTTCGGGAAATGATCCGCTATACCAACCGGTGGAACCAGGGGCCGGTTGACGAGGCCCAGGCGACTACGTTTTTGCAAACCGTTCAGGGTTTGTTGCCAGAAGAAATTGACAAAGCGGTGATCGTCTATCTACCGTCGACGACTCACGCCAAACTCCTGCCGATCACTACGTATATTCAGACCCATTTAGCCCGACCGATCAATGTTCAGTGGTTAGCCAGTGAGTTTGGCCTGTCAGTGCGAACTCTGAGTCGGCTATTCAGGCAGCAGTTGGGCACTTCCTTTTCCGGTTATTGCAAGATCGCCCGCATCATGCGCGCACTGGAACTGATTGAACTAGGTTGTGACAACGTATCGCAAGTAGCCACTGATGTGGGCTATGAAAGTTTGGCCACGTTTAGCAATAATTTTTTGGCGATCTGTGGTCATCGTCCCTTACAATTTATCCATAGCAAACGTCTTTACTAG
- a CDS encoding Rossmann-fold NAD(P)-binding domain-containing protein, whose product MANYIPATSIQATSVFNGAFADILTYNTPILNLKEKSIGYWGEKADWPLDFTMMDDTAAFTAEVALDDTAPRNLQIASFQVSPTKLMQEVKQATGQEFRLHRLSGLDDFAQFIRKQRADYPAGEYELYAKWQQGQYMYPMFTTRHTQVANERYNDLTWTTSLDFIKSFVN is encoded by the coding sequence TTGGCAAACTACATTCCCGCTACATCCATACAAGCTACTTCGGTTTTCAACGGCGCTTTTGCCGACATTTTAACCTATAATACACCGATCTTGAATCTGAAAGAAAAGAGTATTGGTTACTGGGGCGAGAAGGCAGACTGGCCACTGGATTTCACGATGATGGACGATACGGCGGCTTTCACGGCTGAAGTGGCTCTGGATGATACGGCCCCCCGAAATCTACAGATTGCCAGTTTCCAGGTTAGCCCTACCAAGTTGATGCAAGAAGTAAAACAGGCAACGGGTCAGGAATTCAGGCTTCATCGGTTGTCGGGTCTGGACGATTTTGCCCAGTTTATCCGTAAGCAACGAGCTGACTACCCCGCTGGAGAATATGAGTTATACGCGAAGTGGCAACAGGGCCAGTATATGTATCCGATGTTCACAACCCGCCATACCCAAGTAGCGAACGAACGTTATAACGATCTCACCTGGACCACCAGCCTGGATTTCATCAAGTCATTCGTTAACTGA
- a CDS encoding helix-turn-helix transcriptional regulator codes for MIFSFTATPDFDFMTYFARHIQAAVQNGLLVIPDHLGQGSIRKLAFGEDFKITIHRYVLKEDLIIKRKSSGQGNDLITIFFYSNEQPLEIAYNDDLQVPFSQRDESAIQVTSNDLSSTIRFPAHQTIHYVVVAIKPPQLRELLAVSEPNSVLQTIIGNGNSFLFFESMVAETKLLLKNLATVDMTDPLSHFYMQIRVQELLYLVFHKLALRESAPHQPINSADAERLLYIRNQILNDLSVPPVIRELAQVAAMSETKLKQLFKQTFGTTIYTYYQQARMEEAAFLLKQGKHSVGQVGYELGFSNLSHFSRLFEKHYGLNPKRYSYT; via the coding sequence ATGATTTTCAGCTTTACCGCTACCCCCGATTTTGACTTTATGACGTACTTTGCCCGGCACATACAGGCAGCGGTACAGAACGGTCTGCTCGTGATACCGGATCATTTAGGGCAGGGCTCCATTCGCAAGCTGGCATTCGGGGAAGACTTCAAGATCACCATACACCGGTACGTACTTAAGGAAGATCTTATTATCAAACGCAAGTCGTCCGGTCAGGGAAATGACCTGATTACCATCTTTTTTTACAGCAACGAACAGCCACTCGAGATTGCTTATAATGATGATCTCCAGGTCCCGTTTTCGCAGCGCGATGAATCGGCAATCCAGGTCACCTCCAACGATCTCAGCTCTACTATCCGCTTTCCTGCCCATCAAACGATTCATTACGTAGTTGTTGCCATAAAGCCACCTCAGTTAAGGGAATTACTGGCCGTTAGCGAACCTAACTCAGTACTGCAAACCATTATCGGCAACGGTAATTCCTTCCTTTTTTTCGAAAGCATGGTTGCCGAGACTAAGCTGCTGCTTAAAAATCTGGCCACTGTGGACATGACTGATCCTCTAAGCCACTTTTACATGCAGATCAGGGTGCAGGAACTCCTCTATCTGGTTTTCCATAAATTGGCCCTACGGGAAAGCGCTCCCCATCAACCGATCAACAGCGCCGATGCGGAAAGGCTTCTGTATATACGCAATCAGATCCTGAACGACCTGAGCGTGCCACCGGTAATCCGTGAGCTGGCTCAAGTCGCTGCCATGAGCGAAACTAAACTTAAACAGCTTTTCAAGCAAACGTTTGGAACCACCATCTACACTTATTACCAGCAAGCCCGAATGGAAGAAGCGGCCTTCCTGCTGAAACAGGGCAAGCATTCCGTTGGGCAGGTGGGTTATGAACTGGGCTTTTCCAATCTAAGCCACTTCAGCCGACTCTTTGAAAAGCATTATGGCCTAAACCCCAAGCGCTACTCGTACACATAA
- a CDS encoding alpha/beta hydrolase has protein sequence MKTILYLLCLVLVGCQPKSSGPDKPSSDTPLRAIYSRAVNDSLYVQTQLPLEYDDSTTKHYPVVVILDGNFHFPMLAASVHQYEKAGLLPPLILVGVGYRSFNAMDSLRVRDYLYPAALASDELKAPGGGERFRQFLSRELVPSIDSTYRTTSQNRTLLGHSFGGYFALYTLLSQAKTKTHDFQNFVAASPSVWYHNFYLNQLPAQLSQLNKADSIRLFLSVGGQENPQWDIKPVSGLTTSIRQSHKVSLQGGVYDQLGHMDTGQLSFLKGLQYFYQSR, from the coding sequence TTGAAAACAATCCTGTACCTCCTCTGTCTGGTTTTAGTCGGCTGTCAGCCTAAAAGCAGTGGCCCTGATAAGCCATCATCCGACACACCCTTACGGGCCATCTATTCAAGAGCCGTAAACGATTCGCTCTACGTGCAGACCCAACTTCCCTTGGAGTATGACGATAGCACAACCAAGCACTATCCGGTGGTGGTTATCCTAGACGGTAACTTTCATTTTCCCATGCTGGCCGCCAGTGTACACCAATACGAAAAAGCTGGTCTGTTACCACCCCTTATCTTGGTGGGGGTTGGCTACCGATCGTTCAACGCAATGGACTCCCTGCGCGTACGGGACTATTTGTATCCGGCGGCATTAGCTTCCGACGAATTAAAGGCCCCCGGTGGCGGGGAGCGGTTTAGACAGTTCCTGAGCCGAGAACTAGTCCCTTCGATTGACTCAACCTATCGAACTACCTCCCAAAATAGAACGCTACTTGGCCATTCGTTCGGGGGCTACTTTGCCTTGTATACGTTATTAAGCCAGGCTAAAACGAAGACCCATGACTTTCAAAACTTCGTGGCTGCCAGTCCTTCCGTCTGGTATCACAACTTCTATCTGAACCAGTTGCCTGCCCAATTGAGCCAGTTAAATAAGGCCGATTCGATCCGGTTGTTTTTGTCCGTTGGTGGCCAAGAAAACCCACAATGGGATATTAAGCCTGTTTCGGGTTTAACGACATCCATTAGGCAATCACACAAGGTTAGCCTTCAGGGCGGAGTTTACGATCAGCTAGGGCACATGGATACGGGCCAGCTGAGCTTTCTGAAAGGCTTACAGTATTTTTATCAATCTCGCTGA
- a CDS encoding nuclear transport factor 2 family protein, protein MISHPNIELVHRFFQAYATNDLSTIETILSPIIQWHIPGRHPLSGVKKGIDDVLTYFEQLGKADFQASPIVMGVNDQYVIDCHQNWSQLQGVDNLNAMSCLLWKIDDGKISEVYNFPQDQYVVDAFISKLYA, encoded by the coding sequence ATGATTTCCCATCCGAATATAGAGTTGGTTCACCGCTTTTTCCAAGCCTACGCCACCAATGATCTGTCAACAATTGAAACAATTCTTTCTCCGATCATCCAATGGCATATTCCGGGCCGGCACCCCTTAAGTGGCGTAAAGAAGGGTATTGACGATGTGTTGACGTATTTTGAGCAACTTGGTAAGGCCGATTTTCAGGCCAGCCCGATCGTAATGGGTGTCAATGATCAATATGTGATCGACTGTCATCAAAACTGGAGTCAACTTCAGGGCGTCGATAACCTGAATGCGATGTCCTGTTTACTGTGGAAGATTGACGATGGCAAGATTAGTGAGGTCTATAACTTTCCGCAAGATCAATACGTGGTCGATGCGTTCATCTCAAAACTGTATGCTTAA
- a CDS encoding NAD(P)-dependent alcohol dehydrogenase, whose protein sequence is MRKVMYNQFGDESVLELIEQAVPSIQDDQLLIRVKAVSINPLDWKIYGGAMKLMSGTTFPKSVGIDFSGVVEQAGITVSRFKTGDAIIGLLDVFKGGALADYIVVKETDIAPKPTNLSFEEAAALPVTGLSALQIIDQLAKVGANQDVLINGATGGIGVFAVQIAKKRGARVTAVVSTKGVAEAKRWGADTVIDYTRQDSKLLGQTFDAVIDLSTKLSFTEAKNLMKRKAIFVSTLPSPLTLLHSFINNLFSGQKLTILILKPTVDGFNTLTHLAEAGLQIVLDKTYSFTNVREAYREARQGKLIGKSVIVLD, encoded by the coding sequence ATGAGAAAAGTAATGTATAACCAGTTTGGCGACGAAAGCGTGCTGGAGCTAATCGAACAAGCGGTGCCCAGCATTCAGGACGATCAACTGCTGATAAGAGTGAAGGCGGTTTCGATCAACCCGCTGGATTGGAAAATTTATGGCGGAGCGATGAAATTGATGTCGGGAACAACCTTCCCTAAATCGGTGGGTATCGATTTCTCGGGCGTTGTCGAACAAGCGGGCATCACCGTGAGTCGCTTTAAGACTGGTGACGCAATCATTGGCTTACTGGATGTGTTTAAAGGGGGAGCCCTGGCCGATTACATTGTCGTTAAGGAGACCGATATTGCCCCAAAACCGACCAACCTTTCGTTTGAGGAGGCAGCTGCTCTGCCCGTAACCGGATTGTCTGCGTTGCAGATCATTGATCAATTGGCTAAGGTCGGCGCTAACCAGGACGTATTGATCAACGGCGCTACCGGCGGGATTGGGGTATTTGCCGTTCAAATCGCCAAAAAACGGGGTGCCCGAGTGACGGCGGTTGTCAGTACGAAGGGCGTTGCCGAAGCCAAAAGATGGGGCGCTGATACCGTGATCGACTACACCAGACAAGACAGCAAACTGCTGGGTCAAACGTTCGATGCGGTTATTGACCTATCCACCAAGCTTTCTTTTACCGAGGCAAAAAACCTGATGAAGCGAAAGGCCATCTTTGTCAGCACACTTCCTTCACCGTTGACGCTCCTTCACTCATTTATTAACAATCTCTTTTCCGGGCAAAAATTGACGATTCTGATCTTAAAACCGACCGTTGACGGATTTAATACGTTAACTCATCTGGCGGAGGCTGGCCTACAGATCGTACTGGACAAGACGTATTCGTTTACCAACGTTAGAGAAGCCTATCGGGAAGCCCGTCAGGGTAAGCTAATTGGAAAGTCGGTGATTGTTCTTGATTGA
- a CDS encoding cupin domain-containing protein — protein MKNHQKPITVGADEGKSVSVGGSTYRILVAGKDTSGAYATIDMLVPPGGGPGPHAHADFEESFYVIDGEIEVKSEFGSYVATKGSFISIPKGGVVHGFKNTSGQTAHLLCTVVPAGLELLFEEIGQPVAAGQFLPPPALDGATIKKLQTIAEKYGQQIFPPAYLG, from the coding sequence ATGAAAAATCACCAAAAACCGATCACGGTAGGCGCTGATGAAGGCAAAAGCGTTTCTGTTGGTGGAAGCACCTATCGAATTCTGGTGGCGGGAAAAGACACATCAGGAGCCTACGCCACGATTGACATGCTGGTACCACCCGGTGGTGGACCCGGACCACATGCCCACGCCGATTTCGAGGAGTCCTTCTACGTCATCGACGGCGAAATTGAGGTCAAATCCGAGTTTGGCAGTTATGTAGCGACTAAAGGTTCTTTTATTTCTATTCCCAAAGGGGGCGTGGTACACGGCTTCAAGAATACGAGCGGGCAAACGGCCCATTTGCTTTGCACCGTAGTACCGGCCGGTCTGGAACTGTTATTCGAGGAGATCGGCCAGCCCGTCGCAGCCGGGCAGTTTCTGCCACCCCCCGCGCTGGATGGCGCTACGATAAAGAAACTACAGACTATTGCCGAAAAGTATGGTCAGCAAATCTTCCCGCCCGCTTATCTGGGGTAA